A DNA window from Anas acuta chromosome 4, bAnaAcu1.1, whole genome shotgun sequence contains the following coding sequences:
- the FGFBP2 gene encoding fibroblast growth factor-binding protein 2, with protein sequence MKSVALLFLVVICGVAGWGQKLKPKKRSNGEEINFRTKTKDVCTMSMSGDEEMKLRIECKSQGKSYWCEYTGKPSVCRPFRNNPKLYWNQIAVELRKLPHACESTQVLKATMCQKAPADALMKQIAAGMEPEDLANQDKSVQKTSASVRGAGKSSVKKIGKPAILPLIKPTQHGQGSENETEAMKLAREHCWESLHGFCSYIIGIFRG encoded by the coding sequence ATGAAGAGCGTTGCCCTTCTTTTCCTAGTAGTGATCTGTGGCGTGGCAGGATGGGGACAGAAACTGAAGCCAAAGAAGAGAAGCAATGGTGAAGAAATCAATTTTCGGACTAAAACCAAAGATGTCTGCACCATGAGCATGAGTGGGGATGAGGAGATGAAACTAAGAATCGAATGCAAAAGCCAAGGCAAGTCCTACTGGTGTGAATACACCGGCAAGCCGTCAGTCTGTCGTCCTTTCCGAAACAATCCCAAACTCTACTGGAATCAGATTGCCGTGGAACTTAGAAAGCTCCCTCATGCTTGCGAATCCACACAAGTGTTGAAGGCCACCATGTGCCAAAAGGCTCCTGCAGATGCTCTCATGAAGCAAATAGCTGCTGGTATGGAGCCGGAAGACCTAGCAAATCAGGACAAGTCAGTCCAGAAAACTTCAGCCTCtgtgaggggagcagggaaaagCTCTGTTAAGAAAATAGGGAAGCCTGCAATACTACCTCTTATAAAACCAACCCAACACGGTCAAGGGTctgaaaatgaaactgaagCAATGAAACTGGCACGGGAACATTGCTGGGAATCCCTACATGGTTTCTGCTCCTACATTATTGGCATCTTTAGAGGTTAA